The Streptomyces sp. Je 1-332 genome has a window encoding:
- the galK gene encoding galactokinase: MDVAGQFAKLYGYEADGVWSAPGRVNLIGEYTDFNEGFVMPLALPHTAVAAVARRSDGVLRLHSADIDAPVAELRVDDLTPLSKYGQGGWAAYPAGVVWALREAGHTVSGGADIHLASTVPTGAGLSSSAALEVVTALALNDLYELGLSGPELAVLAQRAENAFVGVPCGVMDQMASACATEGHALHLDCRDLAIRQVPFDLAAHGLRLLVVDTRVKHELGDGAYAERRAGCEEGARQLGVSHLRDVPYAELPAALAKLTDEKVRRYVRHIVSDDHRVEQVIGLLDAGEVRAIGPVLTEGHASLRDDLRISCEELDLVVSCANAAGAIGARMTGGGFGGSAIVLVEEADAEPVTKSILEAFASAGFTAPRVFPAVPSAGARRER, translated from the coding sequence ATGGACGTAGCGGGGCAGTTCGCGAAGCTGTACGGGTACGAGGCGGACGGGGTCTGGTCGGCACCCGGCCGGGTCAACCTCATCGGCGAGTACACGGACTTCAACGAGGGCTTCGTGATGCCGCTCGCGCTGCCGCACACCGCGGTGGCGGCGGTGGCGCGCCGCAGCGACGGCGTCCTGCGCCTGCACTCGGCGGACATCGACGCCCCGGTCGCCGAACTGCGGGTCGACGACCTGACCCCCCTGTCGAAATACGGGCAGGGCGGCTGGGCCGCCTACCCCGCGGGCGTGGTGTGGGCGCTGCGGGAGGCGGGCCACACGGTCTCCGGGGGCGCGGACATCCACCTCGCGTCGACCGTGCCGACCGGGGCGGGCCTTTCCTCGTCCGCCGCCCTGGAGGTCGTCACGGCACTCGCCCTGAACGACCTGTACGAACTCGGCCTTTCCGGACCGGAGTTGGCGGTCCTGGCGCAACGCGCGGAGAACGCCTTCGTGGGCGTGCCCTGCGGAGTGATGGACCAGATGGCGTCCGCCTGCGCCACCGAGGGCCATGCCCTGCACCTGGACTGCCGGGACCTGGCGATACGGCAGGTGCCCTTCGACCTCGCCGCGCACGGCCTGCGGCTGCTCGTCGTCGACACCCGGGTCAAGCACGAGCTGGGCGACGGGGCGTACGCGGAGCGGCGGGCCGGCTGCGAGGAGGGCGCGCGACAACTGGGCGTGAGCCACCTCAGGGACGTCCCGTACGCCGAACTCCCCGCCGCCCTGGCGAAACTGACGGACGAGAAGGTCCGCCGCTACGTCCGCCACATCGTCTCGGACGACCACCGGGTGGAGCAGGTCATCGGTCTGCTCGACGCGGGGGAGGTGCGGGCGATCGGCCCCGTCCTGACCGAGGGGCACGCCTCACTCCGGGACGATCTGCGCATCTCCTGCGAGGAGTTGGACCTGGTGGTGTCCTGCGCCAACGCGGCGGGCGCGATCGGCGCGCGCATGACGGGCGGCGGCTTCGGCGGCTCGGCGATCGTCCTGGTGGAGGAGGCGGACGCGGAGCCGGTGACGAAGTCGATCCTGGAGGCCTTCGCTTCGGCGGGCTTCACCGCCCCGCGGGTGTTCCCGGCGGTCCCGTCGGCGGGGGCGCGCCGGGAGAGGTGA